One region of Streptomyces capillispiralis genomic DNA includes:
- a CDS encoding fumarate reductase/succinate dehydrogenase flavoprotein subunit, protein MTSYTEYTTGEPVADTKAPAGPVHERWDKRRFEAKLVNPANRRKHTVIVVGTGLAGGSAGATLAEQGYHVVQFCYQDSPRRAHSIAAQGGINAAKNYRNDGDSVHRLFYDTVKGGDFRARESNVHRLAQISVEIIDQCVAQGVPFAREYGGLLDTRSFGGVQVSRTFYARGQTGQQLLLGAYQALSRQIAAGNVEMHPRTEMLDLIVVDGRARGIVARDLITGRIDTYFADAVVLATGGYGNVFYLSTNAMNSNATAVWRAHRRGAHFANPCFTQIHPTCIPRTGDHQSKLTLMSESLRNDGRIWVPKAKGDDRPPNRIPEDERDYYLERVYPSFGNLVPRDIASRAAKNVCDEGRGVGPGGQGVYLDFADAIKRMGRKAVEARYGNLFDMYQRITDEDPYEVPMRIYPAVHYTMGGLWVDYDLQTTVPGLFAIGEANFSDHGANRLGASALMQGLADGYFVIPATVNDYLARTPHRDEVTAEHPVVQEVLAETQDRLNLLLSVDGDRTPDSFHRELGELMWEFCGMARTDAGLRKALERIPQIREEFWRRVKVPGTGEEFNQSLEKANRVVDYLELAELMCLDALHREESCGGHFREESQTPDGEAARRDEAFSYAAAWEFTGTGEAPVLHKEDLVFEYVHPTQRSYA, encoded by the coding sequence ATGACTTCCTACACCGAGTACACGACCGGCGAGCCGGTCGCCGACACCAAGGCCCCCGCCGGCCCCGTCCACGAGCGCTGGGACAAGCGCCGCTTCGAGGCCAAGCTGGTCAACCCCGCCAACCGCCGCAAGCACACCGTCATCGTGGTCGGCACCGGCCTCGCGGGCGGCTCCGCCGGGGCCACCCTCGCCGAACAGGGCTACCACGTCGTCCAGTTCTGCTACCAGGACTCCCCGCGCCGCGCCCACTCCATCGCCGCGCAGGGCGGCATCAACGCCGCGAAGAACTACCGCAACGACGGCGACTCCGTGCACCGCCTGTTCTACGACACCGTCAAGGGCGGCGACTTCCGCGCCCGCGAGTCCAACGTGCACCGCCTGGCGCAGATCTCCGTCGAGATCATCGACCAGTGCGTGGCGCAGGGCGTGCCCTTCGCCCGCGAGTACGGCGGCCTGCTCGACACCCGCTCCTTCGGCGGCGTCCAGGTCTCCCGCACCTTCTACGCCCGCGGCCAGACGGGCCAGCAGCTCCTCCTCGGCGCCTACCAGGCGCTGTCGCGGCAGATCGCCGCCGGCAACGTCGAGATGCACCCGCGCACCGAGATGCTCGACCTGATCGTCGTCGACGGGCGGGCCCGCGGCATCGTCGCCCGGGACCTGATCACCGGGAGGATCGACACGTACTTCGCGGACGCCGTCGTCCTCGCCACCGGCGGCTACGGCAACGTCTTCTACCTGTCGACCAACGCCATGAACTCCAACGCGACCGCCGTCTGGCGGGCGCACCGGCGCGGCGCCCACTTCGCCAACCCCTGCTTCACCCAGATCCACCCCACCTGCATCCCGCGCACCGGCGACCACCAGTCCAAGCTGACGCTGATGAGCGAGTCGCTGCGCAACGACGGCCGGATCTGGGTGCCGAAGGCCAAGGGCGACGACCGGCCGCCGAACAGGATCCCCGAGGACGAGCGCGACTACTACCTGGAGCGCGTCTACCCCTCTTTCGGCAACCTGGTCCCGCGCGACATCGCCTCCCGCGCCGCCAAGAACGTCTGCGACGAGGGCAGGGGAGTGGGCCCCGGCGGCCAGGGCGTCTACCTGGACTTCGCCGACGCCATCAAGCGCATGGGCCGCAAGGCGGTCGAGGCCAGGTACGGCAACCTCTTCGACATGTACCAGCGGATCACCGACGAGGATCCGTACGAGGTGCCGATGCGGATCTACCCCGCCGTGCACTACACGATGGGCGGCCTGTGGGTCGACTACGACCTGCAGACCACCGTCCCGGGCCTGTTCGCGATCGGCGAGGCCAACTTCTCCGACCACGGCGCCAACCGGCTGGGCGCCTCCGCGCTGATGCAGGGCCTGGCCGACGGCTACTTCGTCATCCCGGCCACCGTCAACGACTACCTGGCCCGCACCCCGCACCGGGACGAGGTCACCGCCGAGCACCCGGTGGTGCAGGAGGTGCTGGCCGAGACCCAGGACCGGCTGAACCTGCTGCTGTCCGTCGACGGCGACCGCACGCCCGACTCCTTCCACCGCGAACTCGGCGAGCTGATGTGGGAGTTCTGCGGCATGGCCCGCACCGACGCCGGTCTGCGCAAGGCACTGGAACGCATCCCGCAGATCCGTGAGGAGTTCTGGCGGCGCGTCAAGGTCCCCGGTACCGGCGAGGAGTTCAACCAGTCGCTGGAGAAGGCCAACCGCGTCGTCGACTACCTGGAGCTCGCCGAGCTGATGTGCCTCGACGCGCTGCACCGCGAGGAGTCCTGCGGCGGCCACTTCCGCGAGGAGTCCCAGACCCCGGACGGCGAGGCCGCCCGCCGCGACGAGGCGTTCTCCTACGCGGCGGCCTGGGAGTTCACCGGCACCGGCGAGGCGCCCGTCCTGCACAAGGAAGACCTGGTCTTCG
- a CDS encoding succinate dehydrogenase: MARTVWDSTVGKKTVMAVSGLIMLLYLVVHMIGNLKIFFGAGEFNHYAHWLRTVGEPFMHYEWTLWLVRVVLVAAVAAHAVSAYQLSRRDIRARPSKYVHRKPRASYATRTMRWGGIILALFIVWHVLDLTTGHVHSGGFESGKPYQNVVDTFSTWYGNVIYVVAMLAVGLHIRHGFWSAAQTLGVGSRTRDRALKTVANVLALLLTAGFLAVPVGVMTGVVS; this comes from the coding sequence ATGGCACGCACCGTGTGGGACTCGACCGTCGGCAAGAAGACAGTGATGGCGGTCAGCGGCCTGATCATGCTGCTGTACCTGGTCGTCCACATGATCGGAAACCTGAAGATCTTCTTCGGGGCGGGCGAGTTCAACCACTACGCCCACTGGCTGCGCACCGTCGGTGAGCCGTTCATGCACTACGAGTGGACGCTGTGGCTCGTCCGCGTCGTGCTCGTGGCCGCCGTGGCCGCCCACGCCGTCTCCGCCTACCAGCTCAGCCGCCGCGACATCAGGGCGCGCCCCAGCAAGTACGTGCACCGGAAACCGCGCGCCAGTTACGCCACGCGCACCATGCGCTGGGGCGGGATCATCCTCGCCCTGTTCATCGTCTGGCACGTCCTGGACCTGACCACGGGCCATGTGCACTCCGGCGGCTTCGAGAGCGGCAAGCCCTACCAGAACGTCGTGGACACCTTCTCCACCTGGTACGGCAACGTCATCTACGTCGTCGCGATGCTCGCCGTCGGACTGCACATCCGGCACGGGTTCTGGAGCGCCGCCCAGACCCTCGGCGTCGGCAGCCGCACCCGCGACCGCGCCCTGAAGACCGTCGCCAATGTCCTCGCGCTGCTGCTCACGGCCGGCTTCCTCGCCGTCCCCGTGGGCGTGATGACCGGAGTGGTGAGCTGA
- a CDS encoding LysR family transcriptional regulator, translated as MQFQQLQYFVAVAETRHFTRAAETVHVAQPSLSQQIKALERELGSDLFRRARGNITLTDAGEALLPLARRILADADTARHEVQEVAQLRSGRVRLGATPSLCTGLLPDVLRAFHDRYPGVRLLVEEGGSHDLVRQLARGALDLALVVLPLPTPSPALTTVELLREDLVVVSSPDAPRPGRGRRAVRIADLEGERLVMFRHGYDLRELTVAACRAEGFEPEFAVEGGEMDAVLGFVRAGLGVAVVPRMVAARSGHGLRVTPLARPGLHRAIALAHRSDVAPPRAARELQRMLLER; from the coding sequence GTGCAGTTCCAGCAGCTCCAGTACTTCGTGGCCGTCGCCGAGACCCGGCACTTCACCCGGGCCGCCGAGACGGTCCATGTCGCGCAGCCGTCGTTGTCCCAGCAGATCAAGGCGCTCGAGCGGGAGCTGGGATCCGATCTGTTCCGGCGGGCGCGCGGCAACATCACGCTGACCGACGCCGGGGAGGCGCTGCTGCCCCTGGCCCGGCGGATCCTGGCGGACGCGGACACCGCCCGGCACGAGGTGCAGGAGGTGGCGCAGCTGCGCAGCGGCCGGGTCCGGCTGGGCGCGACGCCGAGCCTGTGCACCGGTCTGCTGCCGGACGTGCTGCGCGCCTTCCACGACCGCTACCCGGGCGTGCGGCTGCTGGTCGAGGAGGGCGGCTCGCACGACCTGGTGCGGCAGCTGGCCCGCGGCGCGCTGGACCTCGCCCTGGTGGTGCTGCCCCTTCCGACGCCCTCGCCCGCGCTCACCACGGTGGAGCTGCTGCGCGAGGACCTGGTGGTGGTGTCCTCGCCGGACGCCCCGAGGCCGGGGCGCGGCCGGCGGGCCGTGCGCATCGCCGATCTGGAGGGCGAGCGCCTGGTGATGTTCCGGCACGGCTACGACCTGCGCGAGCTGACCGTGGCCGCGTGCCGCGCGGAGGGCTTCGAGCCGGAATTCGCGGTCGAGGGCGGCGAGATGGACGCGGTGCTGGGGTTCGTGCGGGCCGGTCTCGGGGTCGCCGTCGTGCCGCGCATGGTGGCGGCGCGGTCGGGACACGGGCTGCGGGTGACCCCGCTGGCCCGTCCCGGTCTGCACCGCGCGATCGCCCTGGCGCACCGCAGCGACGTGGCTCCGCCGCGTGCGGCCCGGGAGTTGCAGCGGATGCTGCTGGAGCGGTGA
- a CDS encoding universal stress protein: MTEQQSPRFERGTDGPKVIVAGVDGSDSSLRAAAYAAGLARRQNALLAIVYVQPVPAAGAVLGAPVADATEEIAEDLVAQIREAMERIRGIFDIRWEFHTVRGDPYHALVRAADDLTADAVVVGASEQAGHRIVGSVAVRLVKAGRWPVTVVP; the protein is encoded by the coding sequence GTGACGGAACAGCAGTCCCCCCGCTTCGAACGGGGCACCGACGGCCCGAAGGTGATCGTGGCCGGAGTGGACGGGTCCGACTCCTCGCTGCGTGCGGCGGCGTACGCCGCCGGTCTCGCCCGACGGCAGAACGCGCTGCTCGCCATCGTCTACGTGCAGCCGGTGCCGGCGGCGGGCGCGGTGCTCGGCGCGCCGGTGGCCGACGCGACCGAGGAGATCGCCGAGGACCTGGTCGCGCAGATCAGGGAGGCGATGGAGCGGATCAGGGGGATCTTCGACATCCGCTGGGAGTTCCACACGGTGCGCGGCGACCCCTACCACGCCCTGGTGAGGGCGGCGGACGACCTCACCGCGGACGCGGTGGTGGTGGGCGCCTCCGAGCAGGCCGGCCACCGGATCGTCGGGTCGGTCGCGGTGCGGCTGGTCAAGGCGGGGCGGTGGCCGGTGACGGTGGTGCCGTAG